From a region of the Argiope bruennichi chromosome 8, qqArgBrue1.1, whole genome shotgun sequence genome:
- the LOC129981252 gene encoding uncharacterized protein LOC129981252 isoform X1, which produces MAKIFEMFGNEQDTGLLLNSLLSAVKSIQSEESYKKREFDLENEDDAVTIISSTINSLTRGVRTNSTEETLDKQLHLQRRCHAAIFFTVLRSNGINCAEANKYYESIVHTFPTLSWKFYMKLNFRCKWSEYFIECSKELQPNILATVLNKILYVEWNEEEHLKYYSWHTVLQAIIWKFFIIEDSSLSSSQDSYTFAFPFVSSNVETGAPGSTSKMDKDSFANSQILHSFNNLLNLLDAALISSLSSFDFIKIILHAYKTVFRLLSKVKTCEKDVIKELFRLNNLIETCCLNKESLDVIKAILQRKDEQIPLSHYYTLTSWEISGNYLIFLLCNYWDDILKLTSEEINTPYISLKECFPQSDRKESFRNLSPFFKTNFEKDDSHYVLSLKIIITLHYPCATRAAVILLLHPEIRELDDVLKILEGVIEKLDSLEIYPVLADTVTTAQSKDAKMRLLNLFFKTLSGLPGKIYNDALGHILNHYGVNDHFQLNDFNDQLDCFTRKMLSNDEAEKCLLPLFIQSPRDVIKRLIEQALLQGSKEITVVDILKQIPIACLYSNTLVEELKPYFIKDEVVVKEMQNMIHLIESLMEIHAETPIVDFEMFLQEIIIPAIAAERNISFTLECLKVSANILVPKNALKIKTGVLLLLINCLNNVVSKCIQFGDGKIKELAVTTLSILESSEVITDTLKTICHDDASFSYSPCVLVYNRKLLGVTSYQELKGVESKLNDSLWLWCCNNKVSNLFQETILEKKITYEDLISILISVLPHLTKEEWFESARLIREYVKYSNLDVSCTMPWLLPKSDPQLYAVIRCLMDSYYFSLEKGVFDLYYMSNCFTNTMQKILSEEVDLHLYLNVFLDVCHLTLNNADEIYTSLLPFLLNVKRTVEDKCKDKHLKVIYLQLLCDGIKGLPNSEEKLSFFSDNLVN; this is translated from the exons ATGGCG aaaatttttgaaatgtttggaaATGAACAAGATACAGGCTTGCTTCTTAATAGCTTATTATCTGCTGTGAAGAGCATACAGTCTGAG GAATCGTACAAGAAGAGAGAGTTTGATTTAGAAAATGAAGATGACGCTGTTACTATTATTTCGTCAACAATCAATTCTTTAACGCGAGGAGTCAGAACAAATTCAACAGAGGAAACATTGGATAAGCAGTTGCATCTTCAAAGACGATGCCATGCTGCTATATTCTTCACTGTCTTAAG ATCTAATGGTATAAACTGTGCAGAAGCAAATAAATACTATGAAAGCATTGTTCATACTTTTCCAACTCTGAGTTGGAAATTTTACATGAAACTGAATTTCCGTTGTAAATGGAGTGAATACTTTATTGAG TGTTCTAAAGAGCTTCAGCCTAATATTCTAGCCACTGTTTTAAACAAGATACTTTATGTTGAATGGAATGAAGAGGAACACTTGAAATATTACTCATGGCATACTGTATTACAagcaattatttggaaattttttattattgaagattCTTCATTAAGCTCTTCTCAAGATAGTTATACTTTTGCATTTCCATTTGTTTCCTCTAATGTAGAAACTGGAGCCCCTGGTAGTACCTCTAAAATGGATAAGGATAGTTTTGCAAATAGTCAGATACTTCATTCATTCAATAATCTTCTAAATCTTTTAGATGCTGCTTTAATTTCAAGTCTTAGTAgttttgattttatcaaaatcattctTCATGCATATAAAACTGTATTTAGACTGCTTTCAAAAGTTAAAACTTGTGAAAAGGATGTTATAAAAGAACTTTTTCGCTTAAATAATCTTATTGAAACTTGTTGTTTAAACAAGGAGTCTTTAGATGTAATTAAAGCCATTCTTCAGCGAAAAGATGAACAGATTCCACTCAGTCATTATTATACTTTGACTTCTTGGGAGATAAGTGgcaattatttgatatttcttttgtgCAACTACTgggatgatattttaaaattaacatcagAAGAAATTAACACTCcttacatttcattaaaagaatgttttccaCAAAGTGATAGGaaagaaagttttagaaatcTTAGCCCtttctttaaaactaattttgaaaaagatgacAGCCATTATGTTCTTTCTTTGAAGATAATCATTACCTTACATTACCCTTGTGCTACAA GAGCTGCTGTCATTCTTTTACTTCATCCAGAAATAAGAGAGTTAGATGA tgttCTCAAAATTTTAGAAGGCGTAATTGAAAAATTAGATTCTTTGGAAATATATCCAGTTTTAGCTGATACTGTTACTACTGCTCAGTCTAAAGATGCAAAGATGAGACTGCTAAAT TTGTTTTTCAAAACTCTTTCTGGATTACCTGGGAAAATCTACAATGATGCTTTGGGACATATTCTCAATCATTATGGTGTGAATGATCATTTTCagttaaatgattttaatgatcaACTTGACTGCTTCACACGCAAAATGTTGTCTAATGATGAA gCTGAAAAATGTCTTCTGCCTTTATTTATACAATCTCCCAGAGATGTTATAAAAAGGTTGATTGAGCAAGCATTATTACAAGGTTCGAAGGAAATTACTGTGGTAGAC ATATTGAAACAAATACCAATAGCTTGTTTATATTCAAATACCCTTGTAGAAGAGTTGAAaccttattttataaaagatgaaGTAGTTGTGAAAGAGATGCAGAACATGATACATCTGATAGAATCATTAATGGAG ATTCATGCCGAAACACCTATTGtggattttgaaatgtttcttcaagaaattattataccagcTATTGCAGCTGAAAGGAACATCTCTTTTACATTGGAATGTCTCAAA gtaTCTGCAAACATCTTGGTTcctaaaaatgcattgaaaatcaaGACTGGGGTACTTTTACTCCTTATCAATTGCCTAAATAATGTTGTTTCTAAATGCATTCAATTTGGtgatggaaaaataaaagaactagCAGTAACTACACTTTCAATTTTGGAAAGCAGTGAAGTAATAACAG ATACACTGAAAACTATCTGCCATGATGACGCATCCTTCTCTTATTCCCCATGTGTTCTTGTATATAACAGAAAATTACTTGGAGTGACATCATACCAag AATTGAAGGGTGTAGAATCCAAGTTAAATGATTCTCTATGGTTATGGTGCTGCAATAACAAAGTTAGTAATCTGTTTCAAGAAACCATTTTGGAAAAGAAGATAACTTATGaagatttaatttccattttaatttct GTCTTGCCTCACTTGACAAAAGAGGAATGGTTTGAATCAGCACGTTTAATTAGagaatatgttaaatattcaaatctagATGTTTCATGTACAATGCCCTGGCTATTACCAAAAA gtgATCCTCAGTTGTACGCTGTAATTCGTTGTTTGATGGATTCATACTATTTTTCTCTTGAGAAGGGTGTTTTTGATCTGTATTACATGTCAAATTGCTTCACAAATACAATGCAA aaaattttgagtGAAGAAGTTGATTTACATTTGTATTTGAATGTTTTTCTGGATGTGTGTCACCTAACCTTGAATAATGCAGATGAAATCTACACTAGTCTTCTACCATTTCTTTTGAATGTTAAAAGAACTGTCGAAGATAAATGTAAAGATAAACATTTGAAAGTAATTTACTTACAACTACTTTGTGATGGCATAAAAGGTCTTccaaattctgaagaaaaattgtcttttttcagtgacaatttggttaattaa
- the LOC129981252 gene encoding uncharacterized protein LOC129981252 isoform X2, with translation MFGNEQDTGLLLNSLLSAVKSIQSEESYKKREFDLENEDDAVTIISSTINSLTRGVRTNSTEETLDKQLHLQRRCHAAIFFTVLRSNGINCAEANKYYESIVHTFPTLSWKFYMKLNFRCKWSEYFIECSKELQPNILATVLNKILYVEWNEEEHLKYYSWHTVLQAIIWKFFIIEDSSLSSSQDSYTFAFPFVSSNVETGAPGSTSKMDKDSFANSQILHSFNNLLNLLDAALISSLSSFDFIKIILHAYKTVFRLLSKVKTCEKDVIKELFRLNNLIETCCLNKESLDVIKAILQRKDEQIPLSHYYTLTSWEISGNYLIFLLCNYWDDILKLTSEEINTPYISLKECFPQSDRKESFRNLSPFFKTNFEKDDSHYVLSLKIIITLHYPCATRAAVILLLHPEIRELDDVLKILEGVIEKLDSLEIYPVLADTVTTAQSKDAKMRLLNLFFKTLSGLPGKIYNDALGHILNHYGVNDHFQLNDFNDQLDCFTRKMLSNDEAEKCLLPLFIQSPRDVIKRLIEQALLQGSKEITVVDILKQIPIACLYSNTLVEELKPYFIKDEVVVKEMQNMIHLIESLMEIHAETPIVDFEMFLQEIIIPAIAAERNISFTLECLKVSANILVPKNALKIKTGVLLLLINCLNNVVSKCIQFGDGKIKELAVTTLSILESSEVITDTLKTICHDDASFSYSPCVLVYNRKLLGVTSYQELKGVESKLNDSLWLWCCNNKVSNLFQETILEKKITYEDLISILISVLPHLTKEEWFESARLIREYVKYSNLDVSCTMPWLLPKSDPQLYAVIRCLMDSYYFSLEKGVFDLYYMSNCFTNTMQKILSEEVDLHLYLNVFLDVCHLTLNNADEIYTSLLPFLLNVKRTVEDKCKDKHLKVIYLQLLCDGIKGLPNSEEKLSFFSDNLVN, from the exons atgtttggaaATGAACAAGATACAGGCTTGCTTCTTAATAGCTTATTATCTGCTGTGAAGAGCATACAGTCTGAG GAATCGTACAAGAAGAGAGAGTTTGATTTAGAAAATGAAGATGACGCTGTTACTATTATTTCGTCAACAATCAATTCTTTAACGCGAGGAGTCAGAACAAATTCAACAGAGGAAACATTGGATAAGCAGTTGCATCTTCAAAGACGATGCCATGCTGCTATATTCTTCACTGTCTTAAG ATCTAATGGTATAAACTGTGCAGAAGCAAATAAATACTATGAAAGCATTGTTCATACTTTTCCAACTCTGAGTTGGAAATTTTACATGAAACTGAATTTCCGTTGTAAATGGAGTGAATACTTTATTGAG TGTTCTAAAGAGCTTCAGCCTAATATTCTAGCCACTGTTTTAAACAAGATACTTTATGTTGAATGGAATGAAGAGGAACACTTGAAATATTACTCATGGCATACTGTATTACAagcaattatttggaaattttttattattgaagattCTTCATTAAGCTCTTCTCAAGATAGTTATACTTTTGCATTTCCATTTGTTTCCTCTAATGTAGAAACTGGAGCCCCTGGTAGTACCTCTAAAATGGATAAGGATAGTTTTGCAAATAGTCAGATACTTCATTCATTCAATAATCTTCTAAATCTTTTAGATGCTGCTTTAATTTCAAGTCTTAGTAgttttgattttatcaaaatcattctTCATGCATATAAAACTGTATTTAGACTGCTTTCAAAAGTTAAAACTTGTGAAAAGGATGTTATAAAAGAACTTTTTCGCTTAAATAATCTTATTGAAACTTGTTGTTTAAACAAGGAGTCTTTAGATGTAATTAAAGCCATTCTTCAGCGAAAAGATGAACAGATTCCACTCAGTCATTATTATACTTTGACTTCTTGGGAGATAAGTGgcaattatttgatatttcttttgtgCAACTACTgggatgatattttaaaattaacatcagAAGAAATTAACACTCcttacatttcattaaaagaatgttttccaCAAAGTGATAGGaaagaaagttttagaaatcTTAGCCCtttctttaaaactaattttgaaaaagatgacAGCCATTATGTTCTTTCTTTGAAGATAATCATTACCTTACATTACCCTTGTGCTACAA GAGCTGCTGTCATTCTTTTACTTCATCCAGAAATAAGAGAGTTAGATGA tgttCTCAAAATTTTAGAAGGCGTAATTGAAAAATTAGATTCTTTGGAAATATATCCAGTTTTAGCTGATACTGTTACTACTGCTCAGTCTAAAGATGCAAAGATGAGACTGCTAAAT TTGTTTTTCAAAACTCTTTCTGGATTACCTGGGAAAATCTACAATGATGCTTTGGGACATATTCTCAATCATTATGGTGTGAATGATCATTTTCagttaaatgattttaatgatcaACTTGACTGCTTCACACGCAAAATGTTGTCTAATGATGAA gCTGAAAAATGTCTTCTGCCTTTATTTATACAATCTCCCAGAGATGTTATAAAAAGGTTGATTGAGCAAGCATTATTACAAGGTTCGAAGGAAATTACTGTGGTAGAC ATATTGAAACAAATACCAATAGCTTGTTTATATTCAAATACCCTTGTAGAAGAGTTGAAaccttattttataaaagatgaaGTAGTTGTGAAAGAGATGCAGAACATGATACATCTGATAGAATCATTAATGGAG ATTCATGCCGAAACACCTATTGtggattttgaaatgtttcttcaagaaattattataccagcTATTGCAGCTGAAAGGAACATCTCTTTTACATTGGAATGTCTCAAA gtaTCTGCAAACATCTTGGTTcctaaaaatgcattgaaaatcaaGACTGGGGTACTTTTACTCCTTATCAATTGCCTAAATAATGTTGTTTCTAAATGCATTCAATTTGGtgatggaaaaataaaagaactagCAGTAACTACACTTTCAATTTTGGAAAGCAGTGAAGTAATAACAG ATACACTGAAAACTATCTGCCATGATGACGCATCCTTCTCTTATTCCCCATGTGTTCTTGTATATAACAGAAAATTACTTGGAGTGACATCATACCAag AATTGAAGGGTGTAGAATCCAAGTTAAATGATTCTCTATGGTTATGGTGCTGCAATAACAAAGTTAGTAATCTGTTTCAAGAAACCATTTTGGAAAAGAAGATAACTTATGaagatttaatttccattttaatttct GTCTTGCCTCACTTGACAAAAGAGGAATGGTTTGAATCAGCACGTTTAATTAGagaatatgttaaatattcaaatctagATGTTTCATGTACAATGCCCTGGCTATTACCAAAAA gtgATCCTCAGTTGTACGCTGTAATTCGTTGTTTGATGGATTCATACTATTTTTCTCTTGAGAAGGGTGTTTTTGATCTGTATTACATGTCAAATTGCTTCACAAATACAATGCAA aaaattttgagtGAAGAAGTTGATTTACATTTGTATTTGAATGTTTTTCTGGATGTGTGTCACCTAACCTTGAATAATGCAGATGAAATCTACACTAGTCTTCTACCATTTCTTTTGAATGTTAAAAGAACTGTCGAAGATAAATGTAAAGATAAACATTTGAAAGTAATTTACTTACAACTACTTTGTGATGGCATAAAAGGTCTTccaaattctgaagaaaaattgtcttttttcagtgacaatttggttaattaa